CCTCAGGGGGTGCAAATCCTTCCTCAGTGGCATAGAGAATGCCAATGATGCCCGAGATGACAGGGCTGTTCTCACTTTCGTGTTCCTGGCAGATGAGCTCAATGTCTCGAAGTTTGCTGAAGTAGAAGTCACGTTCCTTCTCTAGTCCATCCACTGTCAGCTTCAAATCCAATAGCTGCTGGTTGAGTTCAAGAATTTGGGCATCAGTCTCATGGCCGCCATTTCAGGCTGATGGAGGATTCTTCCGGAGGATGCAGGGTGGGGCCACATTGCTCAGTCGGCCAGAGGTCTGCATATTTTTGGGGCCTGTGGGGGACGTCCTCTGTGGAACTGCTGTGCCAATGAGTTTCTTGGATTTGTTGAAGATCTGATCACCTGGGTTAGGAGGTGGCGCTATGTCCTGGCCCTGCCGCGCCAGCAGAGGGTTGTAATCCTTTCCATCATAGTTTGCGTCAAAGAATTTCTTAAACCACTGAATAAACTCAAAATTATCTTGGAATTTTCCTTTCACTAATTTCTCTACAGGAATTATTTTGTCAACACCCATCTTCTTGAAAGCTGCTTGCAGCACCTTGAAGTTGTGGATATATTCGTGCTCTAGCTTGGCCTGGAACTTTACCTTCCTCAAGTGCACACAGCCAGGGAAGAGCATGTCCATGAACTGGCAGTAGGCTGCCCCTGAACAGAGCTGTTCTATCTTGGTATAGTTGAGGTGCAGGGAGTCATTGACCCAAGCAAGCATATCATGGCGACTCAGATTCTCACTGGTCACAGATGTGGAGTACACATTGACGGCCATACCCCAGAGTGCGCGAGGCGGCTCTggcggcggcgggggaggggggacagGCGGCAGGGGCGCTGCGGCTGCGGCTGCGGCTCCGGCTGGCGGCTCCGGGGCGGAGGGTCCTCCCAaggtcacttttttttaatgtttgcaatTTACGTAAACTTTTTTTGTGAAATTGCCTACATATATGCTTAGCCCACTTATGTATTGTGTTGCTAGTgtattttcaagaaaatcaaatatgtgGTCTCTACGGAATGAAAACATgaatctgccttctgtctccatCTTCTTATTTCCCTGAATATGCTACAGTTAAATTAACGCTTCGGGGAAGACCTCTTTTGTAATCCAGAATAATCCAAAGCTCATTTCTCTAGTTTTGAAGCCGATTCATTGAGTTAGTCTTCCTTCCTGGAGAAGAGCTCTCCAGTCCCGTTGGTGGCAGCATGCACCCCTgaaatcctttttctgttctgttgttGGTGGGGATTTGTTTATAGCTTGGGAAAGGGGCTTCAGCTGCTTTTCTTCTCACGGGAAGGTCTGTCTTTGCCTGGATGCTAATGTCGCTGCACGTtgacttttcctttcctgtctcttgTTCTTCCTGTGGGTATCGATTAAGGGAAAGACCTTCACAGTGTCTCTCCAGCTCCTCACTAACAGCACTTAGAGCAGCGTGTGCTGTAGCTGCACTCGGCTAGCTGATGCgaagagcagaggcagcagcagtcCAGGAAAGGGGCCTTAGTTGCTTACTCTAAATGTTAACTTAGACCAGACGCCACCGTCAAGGCTTTGATGAAGCTGTTGACTTAGACCTTCTGGACGCTGGCGGAGCTTTGTGCTGTACAGCTTCAACACTCCCTTGAGGGGAGTTAGGCCTTCTCGGTTATATGCGTGGTGAGGGGCACACAACCCAGAGTTTCTGAAAAAACGCTCTTAACAAACAGGCACCCTCAGATGTCAGATGGTCAAAGGCCAAAGGACACAGACAGCATCTTGATAAGCAGTATTAGATGTTATGTGGGGGAGAGCAGAGGCTTGGCAGGGAAGTAATTCAATCCACAGGTTCTGATAATGTAATAAACTACACAAGGGTGAACTCTGAGTGTTCATGCATGctagaatgtccttcaattgAATTATTGTCCTATAGTGGTTGTCTGCCCATATGCTActgtttcaaatattaaaaaataacacaactCACTTTTTCCTTAGATgggagagaaaagacacagatcATCCGCACCTTAATAATTTGCgtgccttcctctcccctccgtGCCTGTCAGAGCTCATGTTTTGGATTTATTAGTTGGGAAATCCTGTCCTAGATAATTAAGCGTACAGACTCTGTGTGGTATGGGAAATAAAACTGCTCCTCCATTGTGCGCGTCCAGTTTAGTTGTGGTGGCAAGCCTGCAGGCTTCTTTAGCTCCAAGGGGCCCCGCCGGGAGGGAACCACCTAGTTCTTCAGGAGCAGCTGTGTGGAGTGCTTCCCCTGTGTAGGCAGTGATGGTGTCCCATTAGAGGGGCTCTCCCCTCACTGGGTTTCCCGGCTCCTGTCCAGTTTACTGACTGCAGGAAGAGCTTGGGATCCCTCGCATGGTGTGAGAGGCTCTCAAGGGGACCGAAGCCCCTGCCACGTACCAGGTGCTCTATTTCAGCAGGCGTCAGAGGACATGATGTCATCCCCATTGGAAAAATGGGGAAGTGGAGATGCCAGTGGATTGAGTGACTCCTGTGAGCCTGCAGTTAGTAAAGGATTTTGAAGTTCAGGAGTTTGAACCAGGTGtcagattctaaagtttatgtatATTCTACTTCTCAAAGCCTATAAATCTTATAACATCCTCAGTAATAACTTTTGGTAACGATCTGAAGGGTGTTACTATTAGTGTTTGTCATTAGGTTCTGAAGTTGTGATTATAACAATAGAAATGCTGGTGATTTCCCCGCCAGACTAGCTGGGATGGGGTAGACAATGGTGTAGGCGACAGCCCTgtggggggccggcccctcctccccgTGTGATGGCTTTGCCTGCCTACACTTCCCTTTATGTTCCTTTCCTTCAGGCCCACGGAAAGGGTCGGGGATGCCTGCCcctgtttttcttgttacttcctTCGGATCAAATTCAGACAATAGAGCTCCACGCCCTCAGGAGGAGGGCTCTCCCTGGCCCTTTAAGCTGGTTGAAATGACTCTTTCTCTGATCTAATTGGGTTTTTTATCCACTTGAGTACTCACAATATTAGTTACCATAAATCACAAACTCTTCGATTTGGCTTGTGTAATTATTTCACCCCAGTTTCTCCTAGAGTTAAACCATTTCAAGTTATGTGTCATAGATTCTTGTAACTTTTAGATGCTAGCACTAATCATTAACACTAATTATTTAGCTTTCCTCTACTGATAAATTTGTaaatggagatttttttaaagcagaccATTTATATTCAGGTAATATGGAGTTAATTTAAAAGCTATATGCTAAAAAGATGATGTATaaagaatattaatgaaaattttggaagaaggaagaaacatcACTCATGATGctaatattattttcatgttttgtgCATTCACTTTGTTATTGTCCATATACAAAAGTATTTTGTATACTTCATTTCATACATAGCATATGTGCTGCTTTTTAAAGTAGTAGCTAGCTAACTTTCACTTTAAGAGAATTTGATTAATGCTAGAAAAACGTTTAAAGTAAgccaaatgtattttttcttgatCAGGGCAGATATGTTAATAGGTTATCTAATAcaaattctgctttttcttttttttcttttgaggggcATTTGCAGCATCAGGAATTGCCATGTGGTTTCTAAGGTCTCTCTCTGTTCTAACAGGATATatgagaggaggagaaatatagaaatattatatCCACTGTTTGAGATCTTGAGGAGATCTCTGAAAGATTAGTATGTGTGCTAAGGGCATGGCTTCTGGAAATAAGTTTTTTAGGTACTTAGAGAAAAGGATGCTGAATTCTACACCTGAAACAGTCAAGCCCCAGATAACTCACTTCCTTGGCCTTGGGGCCTACGTTCCTGGCCCCTGGTACATGTCCGTAGAACTTGCTTGTCCTCTATTTTTCATCTGTGCTTCTGCAGATGCACTTCCCTCTGCCTGCTACTTCCTGCTTACCTCCTAGGACGGAGCTCAGGTGTCCTGTTCAGCGTGGTGCCTGTCCTgactcctccttttctctccggCCAAGAGCAGTTATTTCTAGCGAGCTCTCTGTGCTTTGTAAATATCTACTCCTTAAGGAGCCCTCTTGGCCAGGGCCTGGGTCTCACTCGCTTACACTCTGTCCCAGCACCTTGAGTAGTACCTGGCACTTGGTGGATGGTCAAGGATGTGGATGGAAAAATGCTGCCCTGGAAATATGAGCATTCTAGTGTGTATGGCCCTTGcccacttttctttcctccctactctagttttttttaaagatcggcacctgagctaacatctgttgccaatcttcttcttttgtcttttctttctccccgaagccccccagtacatagttgtctattctagttgtgggtccttctagttgtagcatgtgggaccccgtctcagcatggcctgatgagtggtgccaggtcagTGCCCAGgttccgaaccagcaaaaccctgggcccccaaaatggagtgtgcacttggccatggggctggcccccctactCTGGTTTTTAAGAATagattatttacttttaaataggtgtttagtttatttatatatttttaattagcttCCTAAAAATATTCTCCTGTCTGCCTATTCCAAGGTGAGTTGCAAAGTTCTTCAGCATAAACATGATGGACCCTCGTTGACAGTGGACTCTTTGGCCCTGATATGGGAtggttttgaatttaaaattttgcttttcaactAGGAAAGAGAAAGGGTTCCAGTGAGTGAGCGCAGGGCTGTGTCCGAGGCTGCTGGTAATCCTAGCTGTAAATGATCTTAGCAGGTCGTGTTAAAACTCTCCCTAGAAAAGTCAACAAATGCAAACATTTTGACAGAGataaatctttgtttttactCAGAATTACTTGCTCTGGCTTCTTGTCTTTCCACTCTGAAGTCACAGATAAGTTTTCTTTCCATGATTTTTCCCCAGTGTTTATCACAGCTGGCTTTTGTGTTCATATGCCGGCTGGGTGTGCGAGCGTTTTCTCTCTGGGTCGTCTTCTCTCCGGAATCCTTCCTTTGATTTCTAGAGAGCTTTATACTTATAATGTGTGTATCATGTTTGCTGTTCAGCCAATTTCCATGTGTTCTTTTTCATGTCCCTACAAACATACTTGCTGTGGGTTGACTTTTTTCCTCCATCATAGCATCTTGAGTACAGCTTGTTATATATTTGAAGCAAGACAACAGGGGTACTCTGGAAGCCAATTTGagtttactttttattccttttctttcttttgaaaatcattATCATGAGGAACCAGAGGTCTTGTGGTTAAACTCTGTTCCTTTTGCTGGAGGGTGTTGTGTATAGCAGGGGGATAGCATCTttcttctctggttttcttttcttctgcttcaccCCCTGAATTCTCAAACTGAGAATTCAGTTTGTAGAATTCTCCAATGAATAtttgtctcctttctccattacCACTCCAGTTTTTATAGGGATTATAATAGATAATGTCTAAAATGCAGGTTATTcgtgtgatttataataaataaaaagggaaatgtgctactaaaaaaattatgttcACATTGGAGAGCAGTGTGGTGGTATAAATGATACTGAATTAAGATTCTTGGTTTTTGTGGCGTCTCTGCAACCCCAAACTGTATTCTAAGTGTCAGACATACACAAATCTGGTTCTGTGAGCACATGTGCCGCCTCACGACTTGCCAACAAGTAGGAAGGAAATGGTCTGCTTCTCAGCGTGTGCACAGGTCTTTGGGAGTAAGCTATAGTTGTATGATTTATGAATTGTAGTTTTGTAAAGTGGCTTAATGAATTTGTTCACTTAGTTTTGATTGGATTATAATAAGAGACTGTCTTATGGTGAGTATTTGGCTGATTATTTTTGCCTTGTAGATTCTTTTTCTGGTGTGTTATGGGCACCTgctctcaataaaaaataatccagaaattgcagatattttctcaatTTGAGAAATAATGTTCGGGGATGTAAGCCCAGAAATTTTAGTGGAACCTTGGTGGTTGATAAGTCAATTTATTGCTGAAAATCTGTCTAAAGTGAGATTTCTCCAAGAGCTGACATTTTGGACTTGCTGTTGTAAATGTATTAGCTACACATGGTGACCATTATTAAATTGAAAACAGCCTTTATTTGCTGATAGAATATCTTTCAAAAGCTGGAACTGTTGTCTCTTCTGGACCAGAAGTAACTGGgtaaaacccccccaaaaaactaaCAATAGGCTGCATTTTCTGCTCACTGAGAAATTTAGCCAAGTAGTTACCAACCTCAGCTTTATACAGTGAAGATCTTGGTTAAACACAGTGCTTTGGGAGTGACATACTTATGGACCATCGAAGTTTTAGATTAACCGATGATTAAGCAGAAATCTCTGTGGAGAGTTTTTTTTGTGTAAATTACAGTTGATGATTCTGTTTTTCCAAATACAATGTGTGGAATCTGCTGAGTCTTTCTTTGATGGGTTAGGCTTGCCTTCTTGATGCTTCTCAACATTAATAATCATTGAATAACACTATGGActtaaaagggagaaaactggAACCCAAGGGAATCCTTGGAAatccttttcaaatgttttgttcctgtaaataaaattttaaaagtaaaagtcaTGTTAAAGGTAACTTGGCTCTCTGCAAGGGCGACTGTAGGGAAAGTCTTGCTGTTTCGAAGGCTCTGTTGGTCCCTCAGGTTCTGCGTTGGGGGGTTCTTAGTGTCTCCCCAGGGGTGtggtggagtgttgaggtccacAGTGTCTTTGGCCATGCCCAGAGGCTCTGGATTTAGATAGTGTGGCgtaaataaacatatttgtttCTGTGGAGTGTGTAATTTAGAAGCATCACTGCTAACTACCAGgttatatttttaaccttttaaactGTTGGTTTCTCTTAATGCATTGGGCTGTTGAAAATGAGATCAAATCAGAGATTCAGCTGAGGAGAATTGGGACCAGAAAGCAAAGCTAGAGATGTCGTATTTGATAGATCATTCTGCAGGGTTGTTCAGTAAGAGGAATGCCTTTTGTttaactaagaataaaaataatgattgacTCCTTTAGCCCCCTGATCTTGGTAATTGTTACATCCTCTGAtgtaatttattgagtgccaagtGTTTTTAGTTGATGTGTAAAGCATGGAAtttatatgggacgcctgccagtGGTCCCACTCTGAGGTTGAATGtgtgtctttcttcttctcttctcttctccgcctctccctccttctcctcctcctcctcctcttcgtGTAGTCTGTGCTCTGAGATCATTCCTTTCCAGGGAGGCCTTGGCGGTTTGCCTTTGGCATCTTCCTCTAGGAGTCTCATGTGTACCTGCCAGTGTGGAATTAGTCTGTGTTCCAGCTCCCCTTGAAAGTCGCTTCACGCTTCCTTGCCTTCTGGATAGATGTGATGGTGTCATGCCGCCTGCTGTCTAGTCCTACATCAGCTGGAAAGTGTGACTGGGTGTTAGCATCACAAGGTGATTTTCACCCACCCAGACCCAGTAGAAACTCGTTTTCATTTACTAACTGCACTAGGGGCGAGGGCATCAAGTTTACAGGGAAGTGTCTTAAGGTGGGGTCTGTAACCTCTTCCAAAAGTGGTTTATGGCTTCTCATTCACATAAGAATCCCACAGTAACTTCTCTTTCCTTGGGAGAGACTGTCCGATTTGCACAATGAGATGATTTTCTCATgtgaaatttgagaaatttctttTCAGCCATTGGAGTGGgtaataagagaaagaagagctttTTGGGCCACGTAACAAGTAAATTGCTTGAATATCTGGattaaagtggaggaaaaaatgaaaacctgaGCTGCTAGAGCTTAGTGGGCCGTTGGGTCCCTATCCTTGGGCAGGACAGTGGACTCTTTCCACGTTCCCTCCAGGGAACCTGACCCCGGTTCCTGGTCACTCCAGAGTGTCTCAGGGTTGAGTCTTCCGCCAGGCACGTGTGTAGAAAAGGTGGCTTTGTGCGTGCTTCCTCTTTGAGGCTGCTTAGCAATATTGTTAGTGTGTGAAGAATGACTACTCGTATTCGTGTGTGAGCTCTAACTTTATCATCACTTGTTTAAAAAGCAAGATTGTGTGATCCAGTTTGAGGCTAATGGTTTGGATTTAAGATTTTAAGCTGTTCTGAGTGTAAGTTGCTAGTGTTCTGTATTTAGGGAGGTAAACATGGGTTCATCTTTGCAGACAGTTGGGAAACCTGTAAGAGTGATGTTTGGATCATTCTCACAGAAGTGTTGCTTGATTCCAAACGTTTCAGTCTGAAGTGGGGACAGCCAGCTGCTCTGCTTCCGGCTGCCGTTAGTGGCCTCCAGCACTGCTTCACCTGTACATTTTCCAAGAGGCTCCAGGGGATGGGTTTCCCGCAggcagccttgtggctgccgccTTTGCTGCAGACGTCGGCTGGCGCAGGCTGCCCTCTGGCTCTCCAGTGTCAGGGTGCTGAgtggccaggcctgggcccccCGCCCTCACTGTGCCAGCTCCCTACGGCAGTCTGCACCTCTTATGTGCTCTCGGAGCGTTACAATGCTCAGGAAATTGCCTTCTCCAAGACCTGGCTATTTTTCTTTAGAGCAGTCATTTTTCATGAGGAGGTAAAAGTACCTTCGGGAGTGTTCTTTGAAGATCATACATGTAGTTAGCGAAAAGTGTCGAGTCCCAAAAGAAAGTGTGTTTTTACGTAGATTTTGACACAAAGCACTTACATTTGGAGTTTTAGTCCTACTGTGGAATTTGCAAAGGCGTTTTGCAGGATTTGAGCATTTCCTGTCTTTGGAATCCCCTACGACTTTTTAATCAAATCAGAGGGCAAGTGGTTCTGtgattctttctgtctttcaaagactgaaaaatattcatgaattgTTTTCTATAATATCTGTACAGGAAAAGACTATGAAATGGCAGCTGCTTAACAGGAATATATAGTAGGGTATTTGCCAAATTTGAATTTGTAAAGCTCTGAAACTTTGTAAAATGATTTGTCACATTTAAGAAGAAAGGCAGGTCTTATTGTTAGAGAGACGTGAATAATGATGGcatactaaaattttaaagatttgatcCACCAAGttaataatagcatttattttatttctgactgTAATTGATTTGTGGCATAACTACAAGTTACACAGTGAGCAAATTGTTCTCAGTATACTGTCAGTCTAGTGAAGTCTGGTAAGTCTGTTGTTCGTTCATTCAGCTGGTTTGAAGTCTCCATAGCATAATTACGGATATACTTAGTTCATGTTGAAACAATTATTTCTCCTGTGTTGTTGATGTATGTGTTTTCTCAGGTGCCTTTTCCCAGCCTGGCTTTCACTTCTCCTGCTGACTAAGTTGATGAACATGTCGGGGAGGCGGTGGGAAAGAATGGGGGTTACAAGCGATTCAAGCTGGTCCGGCCAGCAGGGAGCTGGAGGCATTTTCAGAATGTTGGCGACACAGTCACAGGGACAGCTGGGTGGAGGGGAGCCCACTGGATAAGCCACAGCATCCTTAATTATCTAACTGCATGCCTGGCTTCTGGGACACCCTAAACGGCAGGGCATTTCATACCCAGTCATTTTCCTTGGTtggtgctggggaggagggcgggagggcggcagggaagggagacagatgggccagggagggtggggtggtAGGAGAGAGACGTGGGGCTGCTGGACAGAGTGGGACTGAAAAATAGTGGCTTTTCTTTGTATCTGGTACCTTCAAGATTTGTCTTAGACTAATGATTAAACTATATTGAAAATTGATGTGTGTTTTGTATTCACTTGCTTATTTTCTAAGCAGAGTATCCTGTGGCTTTTTTGTGTAGTGCtattaaagtttatttcttattgaACCTGACTCCTTTTCCCCTATCTGTTCATTCTTTTGCCattgtttccctttcctttttttctctcctttgggtacgtttctgttttggtttattttttaaatcttaggtTTACTTTGCCTCAGGTGCCTGAGGgcctttttctctgtgtgctCCCTGTTGTGTTTCAGCTTGCCTTTGCTACTGTCATTCCGTgttgcaattttttgtttttgtaattaattttctaaaaatttaattctGGCAACCAGTGAGATTCCACTAGCACAGATGAAGAACAGAAACACCAGGGCCAGGGAAAGTCCTGACATCATCCTGTCGCACACCCCTCCCCTTTAGCCAGCTTTCTAGTTGGTAAAATCAGGCCCCTTTCTTTGGAAAGGGTGGTGCAAACCAACGTTGTCATTAAATGGGAGAGCTGGGATTTCAGTGTTTGAGGCTTGTTGCTAGGGCATTTCATTGCTGCTTAAATTGGCTTTCATTAGAAATGAATGGTTAGTTGCCTGAAAATGGGcctgtcctcctctccccttctctgcttcctcccttgtTAACATCTTATCATGCATCTGAATGAAATGAAGATGCAGCCTGCGTGTTTATGGCTGAGTTGTGCATCCTGCCTCAGACGTGGGTATTCAGAACAGGGTATCTCCGTTGAGtgtatttttatctgaaaaatttgTAATTGTACAGAACTGATGCATCTGTCCCATTAATGTCTTTAGGGCTTATAAAGAATAGTTGATAACAACTCTCTACCCTCAGAACACAAACAGACAAACTCCTTCCTCCAATTTCAGATaaccatttaaaatgatttaagaGAGTACCAGTGGTTGCTTGGTCAAATGAATCCCATTTGAATATATTCTCGTTAGGTGCAAATTAATCTAATTTTCGAAAGCAGTAAAAGCAGCAGTAAGTACAACAATAGTGTATCCTATTTTGACCGTTATAGTGAGGTCTAAAAGAAAAGTACATTAAGTTTAAGCAAATCTTGAAGATGACTCCTTCTTTGAAAAGGAGTTacttttgaaagtttctaagtaAAGACTGTTACGTTAAAGGGTTATGTGCACAGGCAGCACAGCCCTCAGAAAGATTGCTAATCCTCTTCAAGAGGGTGGTGGTCAACCTCTCCTTTTGGAATGACAACAGGAAAAGAGACTTTTCAAggcttgaaattatttttagtttttaacttGATAGCCAAGGACTCAGTAGTGTTTCCAGTTTGGAATTTTGGTGCAGCTACAAGACAGGGAAAATTTATGATGCAAGAAAATCTGACAGGGTACAGTGGACGAGTGAAAGGTGGACCTGTGATCAGGAGATGACAGTTCCATTTCTTcccaaatatgaaaatgaaatccTTTTCTGTTCTGTCATTTCCCCGAACTCTGTTCCTAGAAGAAAGGATTACAATAGGAAATCTCAAGGTTACTCGAAATCTACAGATACAGCAGTGGCAAATTGAGGTACTTCCCAATTTCTTTTTGCAAGTAATTGCCTTTTGTTAAGGAAGCTTTAACATGTACATTGTCGAAGATGTGGAAAATACAGAAGTGTATGAAGGGGGAAGTAAGGCACTCATGGTCCCACCACGCAGAGGGAAGAGCTGTCACCCGTGCAGTGTCCCCTGACCGTCCCTGTgtcccctcctgctcctctgctgGGTGTACCCACACAGCAGTTGGAGGGCCAGTGTGAGTCGCATCGTGGCACGTGCCTGCCTGTGCTGTTTAGTGGCTTCCAAGGTCTGGCGCTCTCGTGTCTGCTTATGTGTTCTCCTCTCCTCGACCCCTTAGCTCTGTGTCAGCATCCTGTGTCCTTCATAGACCATATCCtagtttgcatttatttttttttaaagattgacacctgagctaacagctattgccaatcttattttttccttcttcttctccccaaagctccccagtacatagttgtatattctagttgtaggtccctctggttgtgctatgtgggatgctgcctcagcatggcctgatgagtggcgccatgtctgtgcccaggatctgaactggcgaaaccttgggctgcccaagcagagcgtgcaaacttaacactcagccatggggccagcccctgcatttattttatgtttacttgGGTTTTGTCTGTCTCTCACCCTACAATGTGAGCTCTGCGAAGTGTGAGGCCCAGGTCATCTTAGTCTCCCCAGAGCTGGCAAGTGCTTGGAATATTGCAGGGCTTAGGAGAAGTTTACCAAGCAGTGAATGAACGGATGAGTGTTTCAGGCCTTTCTCTTTGCACGCTCATCTACACATAATGATATATACATGTATCCTTTACAGAATTCTTagtttgatttcctttttccagATGAGTATAgttccatttaattttaaatgaagaggATGAGGTTATAAtggcacagtttttaaaaaactctgaaGATTGAtacttataatatttatttttagtaaaaatagGAGTACACAggcttcttattttaaattagaaagatCCAGACTACTGCactatatttaaaactttttaaaaatatagggcCAGATTTAGATCTCTTTTTTTGAACTgcagctcctttttttttttggtttttattttggattattttaatcTTACATAAAAATTGTACAGCTAGTACAGAGAGTTCATGTATCCCCTTCACCCTGCTTCCTCTAATGTGATCAGCTTTCATAACCACAGAACAgtgatcaaaaccaggaaatcaaCACTGGTACACTGCTGGTACCTAACCACAGACCTGTGCATTCTACCAGACTTTCCCTaatgtcttctttctgttctaggatccagtccaggatctCACGTTGTATGAGTCATCGTGTCTCCTTAGACCTCCAGTCTCTGACTGTTCCTCAGTCTTTCACGATGGTGACTCTTTTGATGAGTACTGGTCAGTTAATTCGTAGGTTGTCTCTCAGTTTGGATTGGTCTAATATGTTCTCTACGCAGTTTTGTCGAGCAGTCCATAGATGTAACATGCTCTTCTCAGTGGAGCATGTCAGGAGAACATGAAGATGAAATGTCTGTCTTGATCACTTGGCTAAGGTGATGTCTGCCtaatttctcctctgtaaagttactattttttcctttgtaattgaTAAATATCTTGGGGAAGACACTTTGAGactaatttttatgtttctcctTAAACTTTACCCCATCGATTTTAGC
Above is a window of Equus przewalskii isolate Varuska chromosome 25, EquPr2, whole genome shotgun sequence DNA encoding:
- the LOC139079411 gene encoding LOW QUALITY PROTEIN: microtubule-associated protein RP/EB family member 3-like (The sequence of the model RefSeq protein was modified relative to this genomic sequence to represent the inferred CDS: substituted 1 base at 1 genomic stop codon) encodes the protein MAVNVYSTSVTSENLSRHDMLAWVNDSLHLNYTKIEQLCSGAAYCQFMDMLFPGCVHLRKVKFQAKLEHEYIHNFKVLQAAFKKMGVDKIIPVEKLVKGKFQDNFEFIQWFKKFFDANYDGKDYNPLLARQGQDIAPPPNPVPQRTSPTGPKNMQTSGRLSNVAPPCILRKNPPSAXNGGHETDAQILELNQQLLDLKLTVDGLEKERDFYFSKLRDIELICQEHESENSPVISGIIGILYATEEGFAPPEDDEIEEHQQEDQDEY